From the Streptomyces pluripotens genome, one window contains:
- a CDS encoding MarR family winged helix-turn-helix transcriptional regulator, with the protein MAASETPAGDTDDVDAVTRAVLTASRLLVAVSARSLAEVEERVTLPQFRMLVVLSSRGATKLVTVAELLHVAPSTAMRMVDRLIAAGLAVRQPNPDNRRETLLRLTEEGRRTVETVTARRRAEIAAIVQRLRPTQRLALVEALAAFNEAGGEQPATEMGAQQNPLGWAVDMAAGQDT; encoded by the coding sequence ATGGCGGCAAGTGAGACCCCGGCGGGGGACACGGATGATGTCGACGCGGTCACGCGAGCGGTGCTGACCGCCTCCCGGTTGCTGGTGGCGGTCTCCGCCCGCTCACTCGCCGAGGTCGAGGAGCGGGTGACACTGCCCCAGTTCAGGATGCTGGTCGTGCTGTCCAGTCGTGGTGCCACCAAGCTGGTCACCGTTGCGGAACTGCTCCACGTCGCGCCCTCGACCGCGATGCGCATGGTGGACCGGCTGATCGCGGCCGGCCTGGCCGTCCGGCAGCCCAATCCCGACAATCGTCGTGAGACCTTGCTGCGGCTCACCGAGGAAGGCCGGCGGACGGTCGAGACGGTGACGGCCCGGCGCCGCGCCGAGATCGCCGCGATCGTCCAGCGGCTGCGACCGACTCAGCGGCTGGCGCTCGTCGAGGCTCTCGCCGCGTTCAACGAGGCAGGCGGTGAGCAGCCCGCCACGGAGATGGGGGCGCAGCAGAACCCGCTCGGCTGGGCGGTCGACATGGCGGCCGGACAGGACACCTGA
- the ctaD gene encoding cytochrome c oxidase subunit I, which produces MSTFDSPKELTAAYDSEVPVRGRQPGNVVVKWLTTTDHKTIGTLYLTTSFAMFMIGGVMALVMRAELARPGLQIVSKEQFNQMFTMHGTIMLLMFATPLFAGFTNWIMPLQIGAPDVAFPRLNMFAYWLYLFGSLIALGGFLTPQGAAAFGWFAYSPLTSEVFSPNLGSDLWIMGLAFSGFGTILGSVNFITTIICMRAPGMTMFRMPIFVWNVLLTGVLVLFAFPVLAGALLALEADRLFGAHVFDAANGGALLWQHLFWFFGHPEVYIIALPFFGVISEVIPVFSRKPMFGYMGLIAATNAIAGLSITVWAHHMFVTGAVLLPFFSFMSFLIAVPTGVKFFNWIGTMWKGSLSFETPMLWAAGFLVTFLFGGLTGVILASPPMDFHVSDSYFVVAHFHYVVFGTVVFAMFSGFHFWWPKFTGKMLDERLGKVTFWTLFVGFHTTFLVQHWLGAEGMPRRYADYLAADGFTTLNTVSTIGSFLLGLSLLPFLFNVWKTARYGEPVDVDDPWGYGRSLEWATSCPPPRHNFVTLPRIRSESPAFDLHHPDIAMAEIESYGAR; this is translated from the coding sequence GTGAGCACTTTCGACAGCCCGAAGGAACTGACCGCCGCATACGACAGCGAGGTACCGGTCAGAGGCAGACAGCCCGGCAATGTCGTGGTCAAGTGGCTGACCACCACCGACCACAAGACGATCGGCACGCTGTATCTGACGACGTCGTTCGCGATGTTCATGATCGGCGGCGTGATGGCACTGGTCATGCGTGCCGAGCTGGCCCGGCCGGGCCTGCAGATCGTCTCGAAAGAGCAGTTCAACCAGATGTTCACGATGCACGGCACGATCATGCTGCTGATGTTCGCGACGCCGCTGTTCGCCGGTTTCACCAACTGGATCATGCCGTTGCAGATCGGCGCGCCGGACGTGGCGTTCCCGCGGCTGAACATGTTCGCCTACTGGCTGTACCTGTTCGGCTCGCTGATCGCGCTCGGTGGGTTCCTCACCCCGCAGGGCGCGGCGGCCTTCGGCTGGTTCGCCTACTCCCCGCTGACCAGCGAGGTCTTCTCGCCGAACCTCGGCAGTGACCTGTGGATCATGGGGCTGGCCTTCTCCGGATTCGGCACGATCCTCGGTTCGGTCAACTTCATCACCACGATCATCTGCATGCGCGCGCCGGGCATGACCATGTTTCGCATGCCGATCTTCGTGTGGAACGTCCTGCTGACCGGCGTTCTGGTGCTCTTCGCCTTCCCGGTCCTGGCGGGCGCGCTGCTCGCCCTGGAGGCGGACCGCCTGTTCGGCGCCCACGTGTTCGATGCCGCCAATGGCGGCGCACTGTTGTGGCAGCACCTCTTCTGGTTCTTCGGACACCCGGAGGTGTACATCATCGCCCTGCCGTTCTTCGGCGTCATCAGCGAAGTGATCCCGGTGTTCTCCCGTAAGCCGATGTTCGGCTACATGGGCCTGATCGCCGCGACGAACGCCATCGCAGGCCTGTCGATCACCGTGTGGGCGCACCACATGTTCGTCACCGGCGCGGTGCTGCTGCCGTTCTTCTCCTTCATGTCCTTCCTGATCGCGGTACCGACCGGTGTGAAGTTCTTCAACTGGATCGGCACCATGTGGAAGGGCAGCCTCTCCTTCGAGACGCCGATGCTGTGGGCGGCGGGCTTCCTCGTCACGTTTCTCTTCGGTGGTCTGACCGGTGTCATCCTGGCCTCGCCCCCGATGGACTTCCACGTCTCGGACTCGTACTTCGTGGTGGCCCACTTCCACTACGTGGTCTTCGGTACGGTCGTCTTCGCCATGTTCTCCGGCTTCCACTTCTGGTGGCCGAAGTTCACCGGCAAGATGCTGGACGAGCGCCTCGGCAAGGTCACCTTCTGGACCCTGTTCGTCGGCTTCCACACGACGTTCCTGGTCCAGCACTGGCTGGGCGCCGAGGGCATGCCGCGCCGCTACGCGGACTACCTGGCAGCCGACGGTTTCACCACCCTGAACACGGTCTCGACGATCGGTTCGTTCCTGCTCGGCCTGTCGCTCCTGCCGTTCCTCTTCAACGTCTGGAAGACGGCCAGGTACGGCGAGCCGGTCGACGTGGACGACCCGTGGGGCTACGGCCGCTCGCTGGAGTGGGCGACCTCCTGCCCGCCGCCGCGCCACAACTTCGTGACCCTGCCGCGGATCCGCAGCGAATCCCCGGCATTCGACCTGCACCACCCCGACATCGCCATGGCCGAGATCGAGTCCTACGGAGCCCGGTGA